Proteins co-encoded in one Populus trichocarpa isolate Nisqually-1 chromosome 10, P.trichocarpa_v4.1, whole genome shotgun sequence genomic window:
- the LOC7477081 gene encoding alpha-L-fucosidase 3, producing MELPSSVSVVSIFTLLLISTVQWVAFATSPCHFPAIFNFGDSNSDTGGLSAVFGQAPPPHGESYFHHPAGRYCDGRLIIDFIAKSFGLPYLSAYLDSVGSNFTHGTNFATAGSTIRPQNSTLHQSGFSPISLDVQWNEFYDFHRRSQIIRSQGGVYKKLLPKAEDFSHALYTFDIGQNDLTSGYFSNMTSSEVKAYVPDVLDQFKNIVSYIYGQGGRNFWIHNTGPFGCLAYVLERIPISAAEVDKSGCGTPFNEVAQYFNRGLKKVVFQLRKELPLAAITYVDVYSVKYKLISQARKHGFNESLRACCGHGGKYNYNRQLGCGAKRTVGGREILVGKSCKDPSEWISWDGVHYTQAANKWIFDRIVDGSFSDPPVPLKMACQRQPVH from the exons ATGGAGCTGCCCAGCTCAGTCTCTGTCGTCTCTATCTTTACTTTGTTACTTATTTCGACGGTGCAGTGGGTGGCGTTTGCCACTTCTCCATGTCATTTCCCAGCAATCTTTAACTTCGGAGACTCAAACTCAGACACCGGTGGATTGTCTGCAGTCTTTGGCCAAGCTCCTCCTCCGCATGGAGAGTCTTATTTCCACCACCCCGCTGGACGTTACTGTGATGGCCGCCTCATCATCGACTTCATCG CGAAGAGCTTTGGACTACCATATCTAAGTGCTTACCTTGATTCAGTGGGTAGCAACTTCACTCATGGAACCAACTTTGCAACGGCAGGATCAACCATTAGACCCCAGAATTCAACTCTCCATCAAAGTGGCTTCAGTCCTATTTCCTTGGATGTTCAATGGAACGAATTCTATGATTTTCACCGCAGATCCCAGATTATCCGTAGccaag GTGGAGTTTATAAGAAATTGTTGCCGAAGGCTGAAGATTTCTCTCATGCTTTGTACACATTCGATATTGGTCAGAATGATCTTACCAGCGGTTATTTCTCGAACATGACCAGCAGTGAAGTTAAAGCATATGTCCCAGATGTGCTCGACCAGTTCAAAAACATTGTTTCG TACATATATGGTCAAGGAGGAAGGAACTTTTGGATTCACAATACAGGTCCATTTGGGTGTCTAGCTTATGTCTTGGAGCGCATTCCAATCTCAGCTGCGGAGGTGGATAAGAGTGGATGTGGGACTCCATTTAATGAAGTGGCTCAATATTTCAATCGTGGATTAAAGAAGGTTGTCTTCCAATTAAGGAAGGAATTACCACTGGCTGCAATAACATATGTTGATGTTTATTCAGTGAAGTACAAACTCATAAGCCAAGCAAGAAAGCACG GGTTTAATGAGTCGTTAAGAGCTTGTTGTGGGCATGGTGGAAAGTACAACTACAACAGGCAGCTTGGATGCGGAGCAAAGAGAACTGTGGGTGGCAGGGAAATATTAGTGGGTAAATCCTGCAAAGATCCATCCGAATGGATTAGTTGGGATGGGGTGCACTACACACAAGCAGCTAACAAATGGATCTTCGACCGGATCGTGGACGGTTCCTTTTCCGATCCGCCAGTTCCATTGAAGATGGCATGCCAGAGGCAGCCAGTCCATTGA